Proteins encoded together in one Chryseobacterium taklimakanense window:
- a CDS encoding carbon-nitrogen hydrolase family protein — MMNSTQHIEICPLKPEQYSELLDVMKMAYPNWQGGYWSEKSIQKLTQIFPEGQLVVLIEGKVAGCALSLIVDYEKFGDRHTYEQITGNYTFSTFDENGKTLYGIEVFIHPDYRGLRLGRRLYDARKELAEKLNLKNFIFGGRIPFYHKYADELSPKQYLEKVKHKEIYDPVLSFQMSNDFHVRKIIKNYIPDDVQSKEFATLLEWNNVFYEDEDSDKKTPKKNVRIGLVQWKMRMYKNLDDLFTQAEYFVDAISGYKSDFALFPEYFNTSLMAEFKNVSEAEAMRLLSKYTLEIRDKFSELAVAYNVNIIAGSMPFYENGELKNTGFLCHRNGKIDRYDKIHITPDETKYWGLKGGDTIKTFDTDAGKVGVLICYDVEFPELPRILADQGMQILFVPYLTDTQNAYMRVRKCAEARAIENECYVAITGNVGNLPQVENLDIHYSQSAVFTPSDFAFPSNAVKSESTPNTEMILISDVDLKLLDELHEYGSVRNLKDRRSDLYKIMSCTKVLEVKEIASGRKLPVEVGARYTGLRNRVDMPVGTIGMIGINEIMQEKPKEKNVRNGKVRS; from the coding sequence ATGATGAACTCAACACAACATATAGAAATTTGTCCCTTAAAACCTGAACAGTATTCAGAATTATTGGACGTCATGAAGATGGCCTATCCCAATTGGCAGGGCGGTTATTGGAGTGAAAAATCCATTCAAAAACTAACACAAATTTTTCCGGAAGGGCAGTTGGTTGTCCTTATCGAAGGAAAAGTTGCCGGATGCGCACTCTCGCTAATTGTGGATTATGAAAAATTTGGCGACAGGCACACCTACGAGCAAATCACCGGCAATTACACCTTTTCTACATTTGATGAAAACGGAAAAACGCTTTACGGTATAGAAGTATTTATCCACCCGGATTACAGAGGGTTAAGATTAGGCAGAAGATTGTATGACGCACGAAAAGAACTTGCCGAAAAACTGAACCTTAAGAATTTCATTTTCGGTGGCAGAATTCCTTTTTATCACAAATACGCCGATGAACTTTCACCAAAACAATATCTTGAAAAAGTAAAACACAAGGAAATTTATGACCCGGTGCTGAGTTTTCAGATGAGCAACGATTTCCACGTGAGGAAAATTATTAAAAACTATATTCCGGATGATGTGCAGAGCAAGGAGTTTGCAACGCTTTTGGAATGGAACAATGTCTTTTATGAAGATGAAGATTCCGACAAAAAAACACCAAAGAAAAACGTCCGCATCGGCTTGGTGCAGTGGAAGATGAGGATGTATAAAAACTTGGATGATTTGTTTACACAGGCAGAGTATTTTGTCGACGCCATTTCCGGCTACAAATCCGATTTTGCCTTGTTTCCGGAATATTTCAACACCTCGCTGATGGCGGAATTCAAAAATGTTTCTGAGGCTGAAGCCATGCGTTTGCTTTCCAAATACACGCTTGAAATTCGGGATAAATTTAGTGAATTGGCTGTTGCTTACAACGTCAATATCATTGCCGGAAGTATGCCTTTCTACGAAAACGGCGAACTGAAAAACACGGGTTTCCTGTGCCACAGAAACGGGAAAATAGACCGTTACGACAAAATTCACATTACGCCCGACGAAACCAAATATTGGGGCTTGAAAGGTGGCGACACTATTAAAACTTTCGATACCGATGCCGGAAAAGTGGGCGTTTTAATTTGTTATGATGTTGAATTTCCGGAACTTCCCAGAATCTTGGCAGACCAGGGCATGCAGATTCTGTTTGTGCCTTACCTTACCGATACGCAGAATGCCTATATGCGTGTAAGAAAATGTGCCGAAGCCAGAGCCATAGAAAACGAATGTTACGTGGCAATTACAGGAAATGTGGGCAATCTTCCGCAGGTGGAAAATCTGGATATTCATTATTCTCAAAGTGCGGTTTTCACACCAAGTGATTTTGCTTTTCCGAGTAACGCCGTGAAAAGTGAATCCACACCAAACACTGAAATGATTTTGATTTCTGATGTAGATTTAAAATTATTGGACGAACTCCACGAATATGGCAGCGTAAGAAACCTGAAAGACCGCAGAAGTGATCTTTATAAAATTATGTCCTGCACCAAGGTGCTTGAAGTGAAAGAGATTGCTTCAGGACGAAAACTGCCTGTAGAAGTGGGGGCGCGTTATACCGGCCTTAGAAACCGCGTAGATATGCCGGTCGGAACTATAGGAATGATTGGCATCAACGAAATTATGCAGGAAAAACCTAAAGAAAAAAATGTAAGAAATGGAAAAGTCCGTTCATAA
- a CDS encoding AraC family transcriptional regulator, which produces MVYFIFVVYFTSLMEDFDTLIKYTIKNIKEHDADVVDFAFYRFAHFLKDAPHLSEPHRHDFYALIYTIKGNGSHSIDFEEYLIAPNRLFFINYDQVHSWNIASDVEGYILLFSKSFYNLIFTGNDLVQSDTAVESLPVYIDIPEDEKHFWLNIFENIKLEFQKKEGYSREVICLLLKTCVLKMSSASENSKFEASVSDHKGLLVSEFRKLVNLQFREKKMPKEYAAQLSVTPNYLNAVVKEYLGKPAGNVIKNRIVLEAKRLLSHTKLSVRQISLELGFSDNSHFGKYFKNSTGQTPETFRKNLQH; this is translated from the coding sequence ATGGTATATTTTATCTTTGTGGTATATTTTACATCGCTTATGGAAGATTTTGACACCTTGATAAAATATACTATTAAGAACATAAAGGAGCATGATGCGGACGTGGTAGATTTTGCTTTTTACAGGTTTGCTCACTTCTTGAAGGATGCCCCGCATCTTTCGGAACCACACCGCCACGATTTTTACGCTTTAATTTATACTATTAAAGGTAATGGCTCGCACAGCATCGATTTTGAAGAATATCTAATCGCACCAAACCGGCTTTTTTTTATCAATTACGACCAAGTACATTCTTGGAATATTGCTTCCGATGTCGAAGGGTATATCCTGCTTTTTTCAAAATCTTTTTACAATCTTATATTTACCGGTAATGATTTGGTGCAAAGCGATACGGCGGTAGAAAGTTTGCCGGTATATATCGACATACCCGAAGACGAGAAACATTTTTGGCTGAACATTTTTGAAAACATCAAACTCGAATTCCAAAAAAAGGAAGGCTATTCTCGGGAAGTCATCTGTTTGTTGCTGAAAACCTGCGTTCTGAAGATGTCCTCGGCGTCAGAGAATTCTAAATTCGAGGCTTCTGTCTCAGACCACAAGGGTTTATTAGTTTCCGAGTTCCGTAAGCTGGTCAATCTGCAGTTTCGGGAGAAGAAAATGCCTAAGGAATACGCTGCTCAATTGTCCGTAACGCCTAATTACCTTAATGCAGTGGTAAAAGAATATCTTGGCAAACCGGCCGGAAACGTCATTAAAAACCGTATTGTATTGGAAGCCAAACGGCTGCTTTCGCACACAAAACTTTCCGTGAGGCAGATTTCTTTGGAATTGGGTTTTAGCGACAATTCTCATTTTGGGAAATATTTTAAAAATTCCACAGGTCAAACACCCGAAACATTCCGTAAGAATCTTCAGCATTAA
- a CDS encoding alanine racemase, with protein sequence MSIVTLNRRKLRENFNYLNRFFAEKNIEWSVVTKVLCANETFLEEVLSLPIDEFCDSRISNLKTIKALNPDAQIVYIKPVPLTFVEDVVRYADVSFNTEVETLSLLSSKAVSLNKFHKVVIMIEMGELREGVVRERLLDFFGKILKLPNIEVVGIGTNLCCMNGVLPDYDKMKLLHESKQEIEKTFDVHIPYISGGASVAIPLLLNGEMPPYINHFRIGETLFFGTNVYDDSLIEGMHHDVFKLNAEIIEIKEKPNIPEGKLGTNLTGEKKDFNNLKKIKNTKRAIVDIGLLDLSPNNIKPVNKNLEIVGQSSDMLVLDLQNSYKNYKVGDMVAFELNYMGLLSLMNSSYVQKKVISDVHCHIKKRKNRFLERIC encoded by the coding sequence ATGTCAATAGTAACACTCAACAGACGAAAACTAAGGGAGAATTTCAACTATCTTAATCGTTTTTTTGCTGAAAAAAATATAGAATGGAGCGTAGTAACTAAAGTGCTTTGCGCAAACGAAACTTTTCTCGAAGAAGTGCTTTCGTTGCCCATTGATGAGTTCTGCGATTCCAGAATTTCAAATTTAAAAACAATAAAAGCCTTAAACCCGGATGCTCAAATCGTCTACATAAAACCTGTTCCTCTTACTTTTGTAGAAGATGTTGTAAGATATGCAGATGTTAGTTTTAATACGGAAGTAGAAACCTTGTCTTTATTGTCCAGTAAAGCAGTGTCGCTGAATAAATTTCATAAAGTTGTTATAATGATTGAAATGGGTGAATTGCGGGAAGGTGTCGTTCGGGAAAGGCTTTTAGATTTTTTCGGTAAAATATTGAAACTTCCTAATATAGAAGTGGTGGGAATCGGCACCAATCTTTGCTGTATGAATGGCGTATTGCCCGACTACGACAAAATGAAACTGCTTCACGAATCAAAACAAGAAATAGAAAAGACGTTCGACGTTCATATTCCCTATATTTCGGGCGGTGCATCTGTGGCTATACCGTTGCTATTGAACGGCGAAATGCCACCGTATATCAACCATTTCCGGATTGGCGAAACTTTGTTCTTTGGAACCAATGTTTATGACGATTCCCTTATTGAAGGCATGCATCACGATGTCTTTAAACTGAACGCCGAAATTATTGAGATTAAAGAAAAACCCAATATTCCTGAAGGGAAATTAGGGACGAACCTCACCGGAGAAAAAAAAGATTTTAATAACCTGAAAAAAATAAAAAATACCAAAAGGGCCATTGTGGACATTGGTTTGTTGGATTTGTCACCCAACAATATTAAGCCCGTCAATAAAAACCTCGAAATTGTGGGGCAAAGCAGCGATATGTTGGTCTTGGATCTGCAAAATTCCTACAAAAACTATAAAGTGGGAGACATGGTTGCTTTTGAACTGAATTATATGGGGTTGTTGAGCCTTATGAACTCTTCCTACGTACAAAAGAAAGTCATTTCAGATGTTCACTGTCATATAAAAAAAAGAAAAAACCGTTTCCTGGAACGCATCTGCTAA
- a CDS encoding GNAT family N-acetyltransferase, translating to MQIIKFSNTHIPLSYRHEVANFLFEHLQEFGDPKDDIMLSLNYIDDKETGKGGYLLVAMDDDVMVGAVVVNKTGMQRYIPENILVYIATHNQYRGRGIGKKLMQETIKVCDGAIALHCEPDNPAKYLYEKLGFTSKYLEMRLPNEKNVNSNTQQTKTKGEFQLS from the coding sequence ATGCAAATTATAAAGTTTTCCAATACACACATTCCGCTATCGTACCGTCACGAAGTTGCTAATTTTCTTTTTGAGCATTTACAAGAATTTGGCGATCCGAAAGACGATATTATGCTTTCCCTCAATTATATTGATGATAAAGAAACAGGAAAAGGGGGTTATTTACTTGTCGCGATGGATGATGATGTAATGGTTGGCGCCGTAGTGGTAAATAAAACAGGAATGCAAAGATACATTCCGGAGAACATTTTAGTATACATTGCCACGCACAACCAGTACAGAGGGAGAGGAATTGGAAAAAAACTGATGCAGGAAACAATCAAGGTTTGCGATGGTGCTATTGCGCTGCATTGCGAACCTGATAATCCTGCAAAATACCTTTACGAAAAATTAGGCTTCACTTCGAAATATCTCGAAATGCGCCTGCCAAACGAAAAAAATGTCAATAGTAACACTCAACAGACGAAAACTAAGGGAGAATTTCAACTATCTTAA
- a CDS encoding universal stress protein — protein sequence MNNAIKNILIPLDFTRKNEKFLNIAAAMANRHGAKVHVLNVVPYSLLGTGSASSGKFFFHGNAMIESAEKQLATFKMVMSQITNEDVIAQHAIGSVATEVLKYSNQKNIDLILMPVQYPKRRPGFISSNTYEIIANSAVPVITIPENFNKEKFEKILFPIRNVKAVEDKLQSVIPIAKKNKANVRLVAIDAFERNSNIRKLEDKVQLLGEKLSNSKIAAIKEDLRVSLEPHSDILALGDQNNSDLIAVNVSTKKSFTQLFKNNFTENIVYKSKRPVFFFRNEEDATPAQEYVAMPYPMMPV from the coding sequence ATGAATAATGCGATAAAAAATATACTGATTCCCCTAGACTTTACCCGTAAAAATGAAAAATTTCTGAACATCGCTGCAGCGATGGCTAACCGTCACGGTGCTAAGGTGCATGTTCTTAATGTGGTCCCTTACTCATTGTTGGGAACGGGGAGTGCATCAAGCGGAAAATTTTTTTTCCACGGAAACGCAATGATTGAATCTGCGGAAAAACAGTTGGCAACTTTCAAAATGGTGATGAGTCAAATTACAAATGAAGATGTTATCGCCCAACACGCCATTGGATCTGTCGCTACAGAAGTTCTGAAATACAGCAATCAGAAAAACATAGACCTCATTTTGATGCCTGTGCAATATCCAAAACGAAGACCGGGCTTCATCAGTTCGAATACTTATGAGATTATCGCAAACAGCGCGGTACCAGTCATAACGATTCCTGAAAATTTCAATAAGGAAAAGTTTGAAAAAATCCTTTTTCCCATTCGCAATGTAAAGGCGGTGGAAGATAAACTGCAGTCTGTAATACCGATCGCCAAAAAGAATAAAGCCAATGTTCGTCTTGTGGCTATTGACGCTTTCGAGCGTAACAGCAACATCCGAAAGTTAGAAGATAAAGTACAACTTCTTGGTGAAAAGTTAAGCAATTCTAAAATTGCTGCTATTAAAGAGGATTTAAGAGTTTCCTTGGAGCCCCACAGCGATATTTTGGCACTTGGAGACCAGAATAATTCAGATTTGATTGCGGTTAATGTTTCTACGAAAAAATCTTTTACCCAACTCTTCAAAAATAATTTTACTGAAAATATAGTTTACAAATCCAAAAGACCAGTTTTTTTCTTCCGCAATGAAGAAGATGCTACGCCCGCACAGGAATATGTTGCTATGCCTTATCCAATGATGCCGGTCTAA
- a CDS encoding hemolysin family protein: MSEIALVSAKKFKLENLAKKGSANARKAIALAEKPNTFLSTVQIGITLIGILTGIYSGDKITEDVKVYVSRLEPLQQYSDSISVVLVLVVLTFSSIVLGELIPKRIGLIFPEKIAVMMAKPMTLLSTIAKPFIWLLTKTNNFVLGIFGINEKNDGLVTEEEIKAMLQQSVEGGDVKIIEQNIVERVFALGDRRVRELMTPRKDLIYFDITDGLQMIKEKSNIESHSIYPVVDKNLDNLIGYVSVKELFSKVTDYEEFQLKPFIREPLFVHENTAAYRVLEQFKTKRIHYAFVVDEYGSLEGLIAMDDLMDALIGDATEYGQRDMQISENTDGSLILDGQFSYYELLQKLELEDEYEPGDYSTVGGFLISQLQHFPKEREEVFWNDYVFTVLKTDKKRIEKVSVKPAADQT; encoded by the coding sequence ATGAGTGAAATTGCGTTGGTATCCGCAAAGAAATTCAAACTTGAAAATTTGGCTAAAAAAGGGAGCGCCAATGCTAGAAAAGCAATAGCACTCGCCGAAAAACCGAACACATTTTTATCCACCGTACAGATTGGCATTACCTTAATCGGCATCTTAACAGGTATTTACAGCGGCGATAAAATTACTGAAGATGTGAAAGTATACGTTTCGAGGTTGGAGCCACTGCAGCAATATTCTGATTCAATATCCGTGGTGTTGGTACTGGTTGTATTAACATTTTCTTCCATTGTTTTGGGCGAACTCATTCCGAAAAGAATAGGCCTGATTTTTCCGGAAAAAATTGCCGTGATGATGGCCAAACCTATGACATTGCTTTCCACCATTGCAAAACCGTTTATTTGGTTGCTTACCAAGACCAATAATTTTGTCCTTGGTATTTTCGGTATAAACGAAAAAAATGACGGACTGGTAACCGAAGAAGAAATAAAAGCCATGCTGCAGCAAAGTGTGGAAGGTGGTGATGTGAAAATAATAGAGCAGAATATTGTTGAGCGTGTATTCGCATTGGGAGACCGACGTGTGCGCGAACTCATGACGCCAAGGAAAGACCTAATTTATTTCGACATTACCGACGGTTTGCAGATGATTAAAGAAAAAAGCAATATAGAATCCCATTCGATTTATCCTGTGGTAGATAAAAACCTGGATAATTTGATAGGATATGTATCTGTAAAAGAGCTTTTTTCAAAAGTTACTGATTATGAAGAATTTCAACTAAAGCCATTTATAAGAGAACCACTATTTGTGCATGAAAACACTGCTGCTTACCGGGTTTTGGAACAGTTTAAAACTAAAAGAATACACTATGCATTTGTTGTTGACGAATATGGCTCCCTGGAAGGATTGATTGCGATGGATGACTTAATGGATGCCTTAATAGGTGATGCAACCGAATATGGACAAAGAGACATGCAGATTTCTGAAAATACGGACGGCAGCTTAATATTGGACGGTCAATTTTCCTACTACGAACTATTGCAAAAATTAGAATTGGAAGATGAGTATGAACCCGGTGACTATAGCACCGTGGGTGGCTTCCTCATCTCCCAACTGCAACATTTCCCAAAAGAGCGAGAAGAAGTTTTTTGGAACGATTATGTCTTCACCGTACTTAAAACTGATAAGAAAAGGATTGAAAAAGTGAGCGTAAAGCCTGCAGCAGACCAGACTTAG
- a CDS encoding DUF3874 domain-containing protein codes for MRSPEEELLLTWFESAEKETAQYFLNTTQILQMITSRANLNISDASVNKLGKALRKHGYNRVMKNNSYVYAVNFLEPEIVDAKNKEGSEAKKVCAVQQEIPFRFKS; via the coding sequence TTGAGAAGTCCGGAGGAAGAGTTGTTGCTGACTTGGTTTGAAAGTGCAGAAAAAGAAACCGCCCAGTACTTTTTAAACACCACACAAATTCTGCAAATGATAACAAGCCGGGCAAATCTAAATATTTCGGATGCTTCTGTAAACAAATTGGGAAAAGCGTTACGGAAGCACGGTTACAACCGGGTGATGAAAAATAACTCGTATGTGTACGCAGTTAATTTTTTGGAACCTGAAATAGTAGATGCAAAAAATAAAGAGGGTTCAGAGGCTAAGAAGGTATGTGCTGTCCAGCAGGAAATTCCGTTCCGCTTTAAATCGTGA
- a CDS encoding virulence-associated E family protein, with translation MVACVLDEKQVNQTVIVFSGKQGLGKTTWIEKLMPNPLKEYIFSGTINPSNKDTLIHLAECMLINLDELENLNKTEIGTLKEIITKTHIRMRKAYGHNNENMPRRASFAGSVNTAQFLNDTTGSRRFLCFEVEHIEYTHEIDINKVFSQALKLKTRLPPLVQPGGNQRNQCE, from the coding sequence ATGGTAGCCTGCGTACTGGACGAGAAACAGGTAAACCAGACCGTAATCGTTTTTTCCGGAAAACAGGGATTGGGAAAAACAACCTGGATAGAAAAGCTCATGCCTAATCCATTGAAAGAGTACATCTTTTCCGGCACCATTAACCCAAGCAATAAAGATACTCTCATTCATTTGGCAGAATGTATGCTCATCAACCTGGACGAACTGGAAAACCTGAACAAAACAGAAATCGGAACGCTTAAGGAAATTATCACCAAAACGCACATCAGAATGAGAAAAGCCTACGGTCACAACAACGAAAATATGCCCCGAAGGGCATCTTTTGCCGGCAGTGTAAACACTGCCCAGTTTCTGAACGATACCACCGGCTCACGCCGTTTTCTTTGCTTCGAGGTGGAGCATATCGAATACACCCACGAAATCGACATCAACAAAGTTTTTTCTCAGGCTTTAAAACTCAAAACAAGGCTTCCGCCACTGGTTCAACCAGGAGGAAATCAAAGAAATCAATGCGAATAA
- a CDS encoding nicotinate-nucleotide adenylyltransferase yields the protein MSEIKQFLTPKQKALAINLDHNIYGTFAEIGAGQETVRHFFRAGGASNTIAKAMSAYDKDYSNSIYGKEEKNRFVTQNRLKKMLKHEIKLIDERLDNTETPNRRFFSYANTVTTINYHKTFKGHGWVGIMFQHSPNGEYSEILIHVRFRENEASLQQETLGSLGVNLIYGAFNLYDNPRELIKSLYDDISVDKIEIDTIHFEGPAFPYVDNRLMSLQLVKKGMTDAVIFNSEGKNMLPADILYKKDVFAVRGSFRPVTLVNTDMFEQGLKMFLKDTEGKPEDTVIIFEITTFNLRATGKIDERDFLDRVDVLAKLGYTVMISNFAEYYRLAEYFTTYNIRYFGVAMGVNNLQMVFDEEYYEHLSGGILEAFGKFFRKDMRVYLYPYKDPETHELLTSKNLKVNDNVKELYKYFIANRRIVDIVDYNPDFSEIYSREVLAKIAKHETGWENQLPEGVAEMIKERGLFGYKETIQIEEL from the coding sequence ATGTCCGAGATTAAGCAGTTCTTAACCCCTAAACAGAAGGCTTTAGCAATAAATCTTGACCATAATATATATGGTACTTTTGCCGAAATTGGAGCCGGACAGGAGACTGTAAGGCATTTCTTCAGGGCGGGCGGCGCATCAAACACCATTGCGAAAGCAATGTCTGCATACGATAAGGATTACAGTAACTCGATTTACGGTAAGGAGGAGAAAAACAGATTTGTAACGCAGAACCGTCTTAAAAAGATGCTGAAGCACGAGATAAAACTTATCGACGAGAGATTGGATAATACAGAAACGCCGAACCGACGTTTCTTTTCGTATGCCAACACAGTAACCACCATCAATTACCATAAAACCTTCAAAGGTCACGGCTGGGTTGGGATTATGTTTCAGCATTCGCCGAATGGGGAATACAGCGAGATTCTCATTCACGTCAGGTTCCGGGAAAATGAAGCCAGTCTGCAGCAGGAAACTCTTGGTAGTCTTGGTGTAAACCTGATTTATGGGGCGTTCAATCTTTATGACAATCCGCGGGAACTGATAAAATCACTTTACGATGATATTTCAGTAGATAAAATTGAGATCGATACCATTCATTTTGAAGGCCCGGCTTTTCCTTATGTTGACAACCGTTTGATGTCGCTTCAGCTTGTAAAAAAAGGAATGACGGATGCCGTGATTTTCAATTCAGAAGGTAAAAATATGCTGCCGGCTGATATTCTTTATAAAAAAGATGTATTTGCGGTGCGTGGAAGTTTCAGGCCGGTCACACTGGTTAATACCGATATGTTCGAGCAAGGCTTGAAGATGTTCCTGAAAGATACGGAGGGCAAGCCCGAAGATACTGTCATTATTTTCGAAATTACGACGTTTAACCTGCGTGCGACCGGTAAGATTGATGAAAGGGATTTCCTCGACAGGGTGGATGTGCTCGCCAAATTGGGCTACACGGTGATGATTTCAAATTTTGCAGAATATTACCGCCTGGCAGAATATTTTACGACTTATAACATCCGTTATTTTGGCGTCGCAATGGGCGTTAATAACCTGCAGATGGTTTTTGATGAAGAGTATTATGAACACCTGTCAGGTGGTATTTTGGAGGCTTTCGGTAAATTTTTCAGGAAAGACATGCGGGTTTACCTCTATCCTTATAAAGATCCTGAGACCCACGAATTGCTGACCTCGAAAAACCTGAAAGTAAACGATAATGTGAAAGAGCTATATAAATATTTTATCGCCAACAGGAGAATTGTGGATATTGTAGATTATAATCCTGATTTTTCTGAAATTTATTCACGTGAAGTCCTTGCAAAAATCGCGAAACACGAAACCGGCTGGGAAAACCAGCTGCCCGAAGGCGTTGCCGAGATGATCAAGGAAAGGGGGCTCTTTGGCTATAAAGAAACTATACAAATCGAAGAATTATGA
- a CDS encoding GAF domain-containing protein, translating into MSELKKRLLSIIESPSADTNAKLEKICHLLDQEIPYYNWTGFYFKNGDKDELVLGPYVGAPTDHTVIPFGKGICGQVAISNEAFVVPDVHEQDNYLSCSVDTKAEIVVPIIKDGENIGQIDIDSHQLNPFTDEDRELLEWLCEKVAGIL; encoded by the coding sequence ATGAGCGAGCTGAAAAAAAGACTGCTGTCTATCATAGAAAGTCCAAGTGCAGACACCAATGCCAAACTTGAAAAAATATGCCATCTGTTGGATCAGGAGATTCCTTATTATAACTGGACGGGTTTTTATTTCAAAAATGGCGATAAGGATGAATTGGTTTTGGGGCCATACGTTGGTGCGCCAACTGATCATACAGTCATTCCTTTCGGAAAGGGAATCTGCGGACAGGTGGCTATTTCCAACGAAGCTTTTGTTGTGCCCGATGTTCATGAGCAGGATAATTATCTTTCCTGTTCAGTGGATACAAAAGCTGAGATTGTGGTTCCAATCATCAAAGACGGAGAAAATATCGGACAAATTGATATCGATTCGCACCAGCTCAATCCTTTTACCGATGAAGACAGAGAGCTGCTGGAATGGCTTTGTGAAAAGGTCGCTGGGATTTTATAG
- a CDS encoding ABC transporter substrate-binding protein, with protein MRIISTVPSITETLFDFDLDRTEIVGRTKFCIHPTEKVFEIETVGGTKNLNLDKIKSLMPDLIIANKEENQKDQIEALMQDFNVWVTDIETLEDNEKFLTELGGKLHKQDLAEKFNSEISNIFRNLNTEKRKKAAYLIWNNPYMTIGSDTFIHHILNKIGFDNIFDNQKRYPKINTEDLKNAEYILLSTEPYPFKEKHKKEFETLFPNSKIMIVDGEAFSWYGTHLTKVKNYLSELAQIN; from the coding sequence ATGAGAATTATTTCGACGGTACCTTCGATCACAGAAACTTTATTCGATTTTGATTTAGATAGAACTGAAATCGTTGGTCGTACTAAATTCTGCATACATCCTACAGAAAAGGTTTTCGAAATTGAAACTGTTGGCGGTACGAAAAACCTTAATCTTGATAAAATTAAATCCTTGATGCCGGATCTGATCATTGCCAATAAGGAGGAAAACCAGAAAGACCAGATTGAAGCACTGATGCAGGATTTCAACGTTTGGGTGACCGATATTGAAACATTGGAAGACAACGAAAAATTCCTCACTGAACTCGGCGGCAAACTCCATAAACAGGATCTGGCTGAGAAATTTAACAGCGAAATTTCAAATATTTTCAGAAATTTAAATACCGAAAAAAGAAAAAAAGCAGCCTATCTGATATGGAACAATCCTTATATGACGATAGGTTCAGACACTTTCATTCATCATATTTTAAATAAAATCGGCTTCGATAATATTTTCGACAATCAGAAACGTTATCCCAAAATCAATACAGAAGATTTGAAAAATGCTGAATACATTTTGCTTTCTACGGAACCTTATCCGTTTAAGGAAAAACATAAAAAAGAGTTTGAGACTTTATTCCCAAACTCAAAAATTATGATTGTTGATGGCGAAGCGTTCTCATGGTATGGCACGCATTTAACCAAAGTTAAAAACTACCTGTCGGAACTCGCACAAATTAATTAA
- a CDS encoding pyruvate decarboxylase: MKKLLLPLLFIAAGTLVLTSCISIPRNLSENSLDNLQHDKHRIVYFNPEVYPDVEEIKFPSYQAFFDGVTEKLRKFEHLKLSRVDTPLVYDSIDVQTIKEICHNNNSDLAVVPKIKYFKVGLGKYVFSNQVVISMKMFNSEGTLLTETSYDTYRKNRRMLGSTTNSIKIGTEGAMNEILREIRLMNRITAIETPPDTPKALITTP; encoded by the coding sequence ATGAAAAAACTTTTACTCCCTCTCCTTTTTATCGCTGCCGGGACACTTGTACTTACCAGCTGCATCAGCATTCCCAGGAATTTATCTGAAAATTCATTGGACAACCTGCAGCACGACAAGCACCGGATTGTTTACTTTAATCCTGAAGTTTACCCGGATGTCGAGGAGATAAAGTTTCCCTCTTATCAGGCGTTTTTTGATGGCGTTACTGAAAAACTGCGCAAATTTGAACATTTAAAACTGTCCAGAGTAGACACTCCCCTGGTTTATGATTCGATCGATGTGCAGACGATCAAAGAAATTTGCCATAACAATAATTCTGATCTGGCTGTCGTTCCAAAAATTAAATATTTTAAAGTTGGCCTGGGAAAATATGTATTTTCAAACCAAGTAGTGATCAGCATGAAGATGTTTAATTCTGAAGGTACACTCCTCACTGAAACATCTTACGACACTTACAGGAAGAACAGGAGAATGCTGGGCAGTACCACCAACTCCATCAAAATCGGGACAGAAGGCGCTATGAATGAAATCCTGAGAGAAATAAGACTTATGAACCGCATCACAGCTATCGAAACACCGCCCGATACACCAAAGGCACTTATTACCACACCTTAA